A part of Cannabis sativa cultivar Pink pepper isolate KNU-18-1 chromosome 6, ASM2916894v1, whole genome shotgun sequence genomic DNA contains:
- the LOC115694879 gene encoding mitogen-activated protein kinase kinase kinase 20-like codes for MIMKKRGREEKEKNSLGKKQRSIYRRDEEWGWMRGKLLGVGGYGSVSEAIIPGEARSRPPQFKDFPSLLAVKSAHPGSSYADLIMEKVVYTSLGSSPHILKFYGHDHTFSEEHDGNYGGIIYNLFLENALGGSLSGLIERTKVGLLESQARVHTRSILKGLELIHHKGFVHCDIKPSNILMVHCDDDNPHGVDGLVAKIADFGLSKRSNDDFEKRVRGTSLYLSPESVCEETQDQASDIWALGCVVLEMLTGSTPWDVNLGQEELFSKISTETPSLPSYLTSTAQDFLLECFTRDPNQRPSAQMLLNHSFAMKWEEDSEEEDPEEEDSEEEDPKEDPKDDLVKDPEEEEDPEEDPEEDPDEDPEEDPKEENPKEDPEEDPEEDPEEDPEEDPEEDPEEDPEEDPEEDPDPKEEDPKEDPEEDLEEDPEEDPEEDSEEDPEEDPEEDSEEDPEEDPEEDPEEDPEEDPEEDPEEEDPEEDSKS; via the coding sequence ATGATTATgaagaagagaggaagagaagaaaaagaaaagaattcgTTAGGAAAGAAACAAAGAAGCATATATAGAAGAGATGAAGAATGGGGATGGATGAGGGGTAAATTGTTGGGAGTTGGAGGTTATGGCTCTGTTTCCGAAGCGATTATCCCTGGCGAAGCTCGTTCTAGACCACCACAATTTAAAGACTTCCCGTCACTTTTGGCTGTAAAATCTGCTCATCCAGGTTCTTCTTATGCCGACCTCATAATGGAAAAGGTTGTTTATACGTCTTTGGGGTCCAGTCCTCACATCCTCAAGTTCTACGGCCACGATCATACATTTTCTGAAGAACATGATGGAAACTATGGCGGAATCATTTATAACCTGTTTTTGGAGAATGCCTTGGGTGGATCATTGAGTGGTTTGATTGAGAGAACAAAGGTTGGGTTGCTTGAGTCTCAAGCAAGAGTACACACTCGCTCTATTCTTAAAGGATTGGAGTTGATACACCATAAGGGTTTTGTCCACTGCGATATAAAACCATCCAACATTTTGATGGTTCATTGTGATGATGATAATCCTCATGGTGTGGATGGTTTGGTTGCCAAAATTGCTGATTTTGGTCTCTCTAAGAGAAGTAATGATGATTTTGAGAAACGAGTGAGAGGTACTTCGTTGTATCTGTCTCCAGAGAGTGTTTGCGAAGAAACTCAAGACCAGGCCTCTGACATTTGGGCTCTTGGGTGTGTTGTTCTTGAGATGTTGACTGGAAGTACGCCATGGGATGTAAATTTGGGGCAGGAAGAGCTGTTCAGCAAGATTTCTACTGAAACACCTTCTCTACCATCTTACCTTACTTCCACTGCTCAAGATTTTTTACTTGAGTGCTTCACCAGAGACCCCAATCAGAGACCTTCTGCTCAGATGTTGTTGAATCATTCGTTTGCTATGAAATGGGAAGAGGATTCCGAAGAAGAAGACCCAGAAGAAGAGGATTCTGAAGAAGAAGACCCAAAAGAAGATCCCAAAGACGACCTAGTAAAAGATCCCGAAGAAGAGGAAGATCCTGAAGAAGACCCAGAGGAAGATCCTGACGAAGACCCAGAAGAAGATCCCAAAGAAGAGAATCCTAAAGAAGACCCTGAAGAAGATCCCGAAGAAGACCCAGAGGAAGATCCTGAAGAAGACCCAGAGGAAGATCCTGAAGAAGACCCAGAGGAAGATCCTGAAGAAGATCCAGATCCCAAAGAAGAGGATCCTAAAGAAGACCCTGAAGAAGATCTCGAAGAAGACCCTGAAGAAGATCCCGAAGAAGACTCTGAAGAAGACCCTGAAGAAGATCCCGAAGAAGACTCTGAAGAAGACCCTGAAGAAGACCCTGAAGAAGATCCCGAAGAAGACCCAGAGGAAGATCCCGAAGAAGATCCTGAAGAAGAGGATCCCGAAGAAGACTCGAAAAGCTGA
- the LOC133039107 gene encoding mitogen-activated protein kinase kinase kinase 20-like — protein sequence MIMKKRGREEKEKNSLGKKQRSIYRRDEEWGWMRGKLLGVGGYGSVSEAIIPGEARSRPPQFKDFPSLLAVKSAHPGSSYADLIMEKVVYTSLGSSPHILKFYGHDHTFSEEHDGNYGGIIYNLFLENALGGSLSGLIERTKVGLLESQARVHTRSILKGLELIHHKGFVHCDIKPSNILMVHCDDDNPHGVDGLVAKIADFGLSKRSNDDFEKRVRGTSLYLSPESVCEETQDQASDIWALGCVVLEMLTGSTPWDVNLGQEELFSKISTETPSLPSYLTSTAQDFLLECFTRDPNQRPSAQMLLNHSFAMKWEEDSEEEDPEEEDSEEEDPKEDPKDDLVKDPEEEEDPEEDPEEDPDEDPEEDPKEENTKEDPEEDPEEDTEEDPEEDPEEDPEEDPEEDPEEDPEEDPVEDRDPKEEDPKEDPEEDLEEDPEEDPEQDSEEDPEEDPEEDSEEDPEEDLEEDPEEDPEES from the coding sequence ATGATTATgaagaagagaggaagagaagaaaaagaaaagaattcgTTAGGAAAGAAACAAAGAAGCATATATAGAAGAGATGAAGAATGGGGATGGATGAGGGGTAAATTGTTGGGAGTTGGAGGTTATGGCTCTGTTTCCGAAGCGATTATCCCTGGCGAAGCTCGTTCTAGACCACCACAATTTAAAGACTTCCCGTCACTTTTGGCTGTAAAATCTGCTCATCCAGGTTCTTCTTATGCCGACCTCATAATGGAAAAGGTTGTTTATACGTCTTTGGGGTCCAGTCCTCACATCCTCAAGTTCTACGGCCACGATCATACATTTTCTGAAGAACATGATGGAAACTATGGCGGAATCATTTATAACCTGTTTTTGGAGAATGCCTTGGGTGGATCATTGAGTGGTTTGATCGAGAGAACAAAGGTTGGGTTGCTTGAGTCTCAAGCAAGAGTACACACTCGCTCTATTCTTAAAGGATTGGAGTTGATACACCATAAGGGTTTTGTCCACTGCGATATAAAACCATCCAACATTTTGATGGTTCATTGTGATGATGATAATCCTCATGGTGTGGATGGTTTGGTTGCCAAAATTGCTGATTTTGGTCTCTCTAAGAGAAGTAATGATGATTTTGAGAAACGAGTGAGAGGTACTTCGTTGTATCTGTCTCCAGAGAGTGTTTGCGAAGAAACTCAAGACCAGGCCTCTGACATTTGGGCTCTTGGGTGTGTTGTTCTTGAGATGTTGACTGGAAGTACGCCATGGGATGTAAATTTGGGGCAGGAAGAGCTGTTCAGCAAGATTTCTACTGAAACACCTTCTCTACCATCTTACCTTACTTCCACTGCTCAAGATTTTTTACTTGAGTGCTTCACCAGAGACCCCAATCAGAGACCTTCTGCTCAGATGTTGTTGAATCATTCGTTTGCTATGAAATGGGAAGAGGATTCCGAAGAAGAAGACCCAGAAGAAGAGGATTCTGAAGAAGAAGACCCAAAAGAAGATCCCAAAGACGACCTAGTAAAAGATCCCGAAGAAGAGGAAGATCCTGAAGAAGACCCAGAGGAAGATCCTGACGAAGACCCAGAAGAAGATCCCAAAGAAGAGAATACTAAAGAAGACCCTGAAGAAGATCCCGAAGAAGACACAGAGGAAGATCCTGAAGAAGACCCAGAGGAAGATCCTGAAGAAGACCCAGAGGAAGATCCTGAAGAAGACCCAGAGGAAGATCCTGTAGAAGATCGAGATCCCAAAGAAGAGGATCCTAAAGAAGACCCTGAAGAAGATCTCGAAGAAGACCCTGAAGAAGATCCCGAACAAGACTCTGAAGAAGACCCTGAAGAAGATCCCGAAGAAGACTCTGAAGAAGACCCTGAAGAAGATCTCGAAGAAGACCCCGAGGAAGATCCCGAAGAATCCTGA